The nucleotide window CCCGCCGACTCTATCGCCGCCAGCACCGCCTCGATCGCGGCCTCGGTGGACGGCAGGTCGGGCGCGAACCCGCCCTCGTCGCCCACCGCGGTGCTCATGCCCTGGGCGTGCAGCGCCTTCTTCAAGTGGTGGAAGACCTCCACCCCGGCCCGCAGCGCCTCGGCGAACGTGGGCAGTCCGGCCGGGGCGATCATGAACTCCTGGACGTCAATCCTGTTGTCCGCGTGCGCGCCGCCGTTGATGATGTTCATCAGCGGCACAGGAAGCAGGCACGCCGCCTCACCGCCCAGCGACCGCCACAGCGGCTGCCCCCGCGAGGCGGCGGCGGCCTTGGCCACGGCCAGCGAGACCGCCAGGATGGCGTTGGCGCCGAGCCGGCTCTTGTTCTCGGTGCCGTCCATCTCGAACATCGCGCGATCTATCGCGGCCTGGTCGAAGGGATCGGCGCCGGACAGCCGGGGAGCGATCTGCTCGCGCACCAGGGCGACGGCCGCGCGCACGCCCTTGCCCAGATAGCGTGCCTTGTCGCCGTCGCGCAGCTCCAGCGCCTCGTGCTCGCCTACCGATGCGCCCGAGGGCACCGCGGCCCGGCCGACGGCGCCGTCGCTTAGCGTGACGTCGGCCTCGACGGTGGGGTTGCCCCTGGAGTCAATGATTTCGCGTGCGGTGATGCCGGTGATTGTGGGCATGAATATCACTCCTGTCTTTCCGATGTTGGCGTTCGACCTGTCTCGTACGGTTTACCACACTACATCGACGTCCGGGGTCCTTCTGAACACAGCGTCCCGCGAGAGGAGCTTTGACCTTGTAGCCTTCGCCGTTGCGGCAATGATCCTATCGGGCATGTCTGGGATGATGGTGGCCGGAATGGAACGAAGCTGATCTACCACCTCAAGATCGAGCGGAATCACGCGGTAGTTCTCGGGTCCTTTGGCAAGGTCGGCCAGCAGGCGGCCGATGAGAGCTGCTGGAATGACGCCCCTTTCGCTCAGATAGACCAGTTCAACCAGCACGATGCTCGGAATTGCTATGACCTCTCGGCCATCGTCGGCTAGGGTGAAGATACGTCTGGCTCGGGGCCCCAACCGTCCCTTAGGCCGCTTGGGCCGTTCCCCGGAGGCCTCCTGAAGATGCCAGATGAGCCCGTGGCTGTCGGTGGTATACATCCCTTGGGCCTAGCGACCGGCCAGCTTTCTCCACACCTGAGCGCGAACCGCGCGCAGTTCACGCGCGGACACGCTCGGAGTGTCTTTCCAAAGCCCGCCGAGGCGCACGATGTTGCGATGCTCGCTTCCGGCGAGGCGCAGGAACTCCTCGTGACCGATCAGGACCGCTTTGGGCCGACCCCGCGAGGTGAGAATGACAGGTTCGTGGCCGTAGGCGGCCCTGTTGATTACTCGGGAGAGATCCCGCTTCGCCTCGACTATGCTCACCCTGTCCATCCGCTGGCTCCAGTTGCTCTCCCTAAAAGAGTCATTATGGTGATTATACCCCTTATTGTTAGCGTACCCCTGATCCAGGCCCGCGTCAACCGCGGGGCAGAGCGCCCCTCACCACGCCTCCAGCGTGCGCCGATCCTCAACGATCTCAAACGGCGGCTCGGGAGACGGTCGCCCCTCGGGCAGGCGCAGCACCTTCACCACGAGATGCCGGGGGCCGAAGTTCACCTCAACCAGATCGCCCACCTCGACCTCGGCGGCGGGCTTGGCCCGGCGGCCGTTCAACGTGACACGCCCAGCGTCGCAGAGGCGGTTCGCCATGGCGCGGCGCTTCACGAGGCGGCTGGATTGGAGGAACTTGTCTAGGCGCATTGTGTACCCATCGGTACCAGTCGCGCGGGCATCCTGCCGGACCTCACTCAGGCGAACAAGAGCTGGCTTTCCAGATCATCTACGGACAGGCGGGAGAGAAGCCTGCCTACCCTTGTGGCGATCTCCCCAGGCGGGCGCCGGCGGACAACAATGATGCCCGCGTGGGCTTTTCTACCCTCTTGCCATTCCCGGTGGAGACGTTCGAAATCGGCCCGGTTGTGAGTCAGAAGAGCGCGGCGATGCTCGGCTCCGAAGCCCAGTTGCTGGTGGTCGGACCAGCCGAGCTGTCCTGTGTCCCTGG belongs to bacterium and includes:
- the eno gene encoding phosphopyruvate hydratase yields the protein MPTITGITAREIIDSRGNPTVEADVTLSDGAVGRAAVPSGASVGEHEALELRDGDKARYLGKGVRAAVALVREQIAPRLSGADPFDQAAIDRAMFEMDGTENKSRLGANAILAVSLAVAKAAAASRGQPLWRSLGGEAACLLPVPLMNIINGGAHADNRIDVQEFMIAPAGLPTFAEALRAGVEVFHHLKKALHAQGMSTAVGDEGGFAPDLPSTEAAIEAVLAAIESAGYRPGRDIAVALDVAASSFFERGAQGTGGGAYNFAGEGLRRTGPEVIEFLAALAERYPIVSIEDGLDENAWPDWKALTERLGSTVQIVGDDLFVTNPRLLRRGIAEGVGNAILVKLNQIGSLTETLETIGIARAAGYASIISHRSGETEDTTIADLAVATGAGQIKTGAPSRSERVAKYNQLLRIEEALGDRARYAGWAAFPVGARK
- a CDS encoding PIN domain-containing protein, with amino-acid sequence MYTTDSHGLIWHLQEASGERPKRPKGRLGPRARRIFTLADDGREVIAIPSIVLVELVYLSERGVIPAALIGRLLADLAKGPENYRVIPLDLEVVDQLRSIPATIIPDMPDRIIAATAKATRSKLLSRDAVFRRTPDVDVVW
- a CDS encoding type II toxin-antitoxin system Phd/YefM family antitoxin, yielding MDRVSIVEAKRDLSRVINRAAYGHEPVILTSRGRPKAVLIGHEEFLRLAGSEHRNIVRLGGLWKDTPSVSARELRAVRAQVWRKLAGR
- a CDS encoding RNA-binding S4 domain-containing protein — encoded protein: MRLDKFLQSSRLVKRRAMANRLCDAGRVTLNGRRAKPAAEVEVGDLVEVNFGPRHLVVKVLRLPEGRPSPEPPFEIVEDRRTLEAW
- a CDS encoding DUF5615 family PIN-like protein, encoding MPRPPARLYLDEDVSVVVAAILQARGFDIVTARDTGQLGWSDHQQLGFGAEHRRALLTHNRADFERLHREWQEGRKAHAGIIVVRRRPPGEIATRVGRLLSRLSVDDLESQLLFA